The Natribaculum luteum genome contains the following window.
CGGGAGAACGATCGGGCGAGGGCGTTCTACCAGCGATACGGCTTCGAACACTGGGGCGAGATGGTCGCGAGACCGCTCGAGAGCGCGACGGAGTGATCGGTCGGGCGATTGGTATCAGTCGGCGACGAGCCAGGCGAGGAGCCCGCCGATCGAGCCGAACAGGAGCGGGTAGACGACGCCCGCGAGGAGGACGGCGGTGATCGGATCCGGACGCAGCGTCTCGCCACCGAGACCGACCGAGAAGGCGGTGACGCCGACGATCGAGAGCAGGAGGTAGCCGACGAGGATCGTCGAACCGCCGACGACCGCGTTGGCGGCCGATCGAAGTGCCGTCCGCCGACGCCACGTGACGAGCGTTCCCGCCGTGATCAACGATACGGGCGGGACGAGATACAGGATCCACAACATCCCGTCGTCGGCCGCGACGAAGTTCCCGTTGCTCGGCGTGAACGGGCCACGTGGGATGCGGACGGCGACGTTGTGTGCGTTGTAGAACAACCAGCCGACCAGCTTCCAGTCGGCGGCGTCGGCGGTGAAAAGCTGGAGCCCCTGGGCCAGCAGATTGCTCCCGATCTCGTCGATCGTCACGAGGTACGTAACGAGATAGCCGAGCAGCCACGCACCGGCGCCGGCAATCGCGCCGGCCGTGGCGGGGATCGGGAACCGATCGGTCTCGCTCATGCCGGCGTAGACGGCGACGGCACCGAAAGCCGTTCTGGTCGCCATCCTCGAGTGATTCCGACGGGTCAGGACCGGCGACGAGAACGACGGCAGGTCCCGTTCCGGCTTCGACACCATTTTGATCGGGACCACACGATGGGAAACATGAACAGAGACCTCAAGGCAGGAGTTCGTGATGCGTTACCACTCCTCCTCGGGGTCGTCCCCTTTGCACTCGTCACTGGTATCGCAGCCGCCGAGGCGGGGCTGACGTCGGGGCAGGCAGTCGGGATGTCGCTCCTCGTCTTCGCGGGTGCCTCCCAGCTGGCCGCCCTCGAGTTGCTCGGCGAAACCGCACCGATCGTCGTCGTGGTCGGCACCGCGGTCGTGATCAACCTGCGGATGTTGATGTACTCGGCGTCGATCGCGCCGTACTTCGCCGACTACCGGCAGCGGACGCGTGCGTTTCTCGCGTACTTTCTCACGGACCAGGCGTACGCGATGGCGATCGCGGAGTACGGCGACGAGGACGACAGGGACGAACGGTCCTACTACCTCGGCGTCGCTGCAAGTATCTGGGCCGTCTGGATCGTCGGGACGTTCGTCGGCGTCGTCGTCGGTGCCGGCGTCCCCGAGTCGTGGGGACTCTCGTTTGCCGTCCCGCTCGTCTTCCTCGCGATCCTCGTTCCGGCGATGAAGAGCCGTCCGCGGACCGTCGCCGCGGCCGTCGGCGGGATCGTCGCCGTCGTCGCCGCCGGCTTGCCGTTCAACCTCGGTCTCCTCGTCGGTGCGCTCTCGGGTATCGCGGCTGGTGTGCTGTCGGAGGAGGTCCCGCGATGACCGAACACGGTCCGATCGCGATCTGGAGTGCCATCGTCGCGATCGGCATCGCCACGTTCGCGATCCGACTGTCGTTCATCTATCTGTTCGGACAGATAAACGACGTCCCGCCGCGGATCAAGCTGGCACTTCGATTCGTCCCGCCGGCGGTGCTTGCGGCGCTCGTCGCTCCCGCGCTGGTCACCGTCGGTCCGACGATCCAGGCGACGCTCCTCGATGAACGACTGCTCGCTGGCCTGGTCGCCGGTGCGGTCGCCTGGCGGACCGAGAACGTCTTCGCGACGATCGGCGTCGGGATGGTCGCGCTGTGGACGTTCCGGTTCCTCGTCTTTTGATACGGACGACTGTAAGTCATTTCCGGTGCAACCCGGCCGCCTTGCGGTTGCACCGGCAAATCGTCACAGCAGACTGTATGACGCGTGAATACGTCGTCGACGAAATCTGACGATCTCACCGGATCGTGTATTCTAAATTTACTATCACGATTAGATATAACTAGTAGAACGTGATTGTTGGCATCGAATGGCACTACCATTCGGTCACGATGACAGGTGAGGACTCGCTAGTATCCGTTCCAGCGCACAGGTTCCAATCGAGTCCCCTCTCTCGACGGCAGTTCGTCCGGCTCTCGGCGGCGACGGCCGGTGCGGTCGCGGTCCCCGGTGCCGTCTCGGCCGAGACCACGTCGGAGACGTTCACGTCGCTGTACGAGTTCGTCCTGAACCACACCGACGCCGACTTCGCCGTCGCCTCGCTGATCTTACTCGAGGACGCGGCGGGTTTTGGGGACCTCGAGGAGCTCGGACTTCACCCCGAGACGACGACCGAGCCACGACCGGCGGCGTGGGCGAGGCTGACCGAGGACGAGGCCGCCGCCGTTGCGGACGTCGAGTCGGTGACGGAGCTCCAGTATTCCCCCGGCTCGAACCCGTTCTGGAGGCTCGGACAGTACGAACGGGGCGTCTTCCCCGACGTCTACGAGAGCGTCGACTTCGTCGACTACGAGCAGTTGATCGACGGGATGCGCCGACTCGAGTCGGCCCACTCGGATCGGTTGCGGTTCCGCGCGGTCGGGGAGAGTCCGGGGTACGATAACCTCTTTCTCGACGAGCGTGATCCGAAGGAGGTCTACGTCGCCGAGGTCACCAACGACGTCACCGACGAGGATAGCTTTCGGGAGAAAGAGAAGGTGCTGTTCGTCCAGTCGATACACGGCGACGAACGCTCCGGCGTCGAGGCCGGCTCCCGACTCGTCGAGCGACTGCTCGCCGGTGAGGAGCCCGAACTCGAGGCGCTGCTCGACGACGTCGTCCTCCTGTTCCTCTACGCGAATCCCGACGGATGGGTCGCCCGCCGACCCGAGTACGGCGACGAGCCGTCGTTCACGCGTACCACCGGCGCTGGCAACGACCCGAACCGGCAGTACCCGACCGTCGGCTGGATCGACTCGGGTCGGTACCCCGCCGAGCCCGACGGGGCGAACCTCCGGGACGACGATCCGGGCGTCGACGACGACGTTCCCGAGGAGTACGTTACGAACGTCCCGGACTCGCTGGCGATCGCCGAGCACATGCGCAGTTACGAGAACCTCGAGTACGGAACGGACCTCCACGGGATGTACTGGTCCGAAGAGCTGATCTTCGGGCTCATCGTCAACGACCAGTACGACCACGGTGAGTATCACGACCTCTACCACCTCAACCGGACGACGAAGACGCGCCTCGAGTCGGCGCTCGGGCCGCTGCTCGAGGAGCCGAAACGGCAGGCGTTCTTCGAGGATCTGAACGAGCGGATCGGCGACGAGGGCGGGTTCGACGGGAGCGTGCTGCCGACGCCGGAGGAGGCGTTCGACTACGGAACGATCCTCGACACCATCGGGTACACGACCTCCGGGACGCTCATCAGCTGGATGAGCCAGCCGCCCGAGAAGGGCGGACTCGGCATCACGATGATGGCCCACGAGATCGGCTGGGACAACGCGATCCTCGATCGCATCCCCTACATGCCGGAACTGGTCGAGCTCCACGTCGTCGGCTACCAGGAGATCATCCGGGCGACGGCGGCGCACACGGCCAGGGACGTCGAGGCGACTATCGAGACCGACGGCGCGTCGACGGCGTACGTCGAGACGGACGCCCTCACACGAACGTCTGCGGATCTCGAGCCCGTCGACGCCGACCGCGTCGTCGACTCGGCGTCGGTCACGCTCGGTGCCCGTCCTCGCGACGTTCACGTCGACGTCTCCTCGCACGCCGTCGAACTCTCGGTCTCGGTCGATCCGGACCACGGCGAGTTCGTCCGTGCACGGCTGGTCGATCCGACCGGACGAACGGTCCACCAGTACAACCCCCTCGCCGGGTCAGGTCCACAGCCGCGACCGGGCGTCGAGTGGACGATCGAGGACCCCGAACCCGGCGAGTGGACGGTCGAACTGAAGACGCTCCGTAGCGACCGCGACGCGTCCGTCACCGTCCGCAGCGCCGTCTTGCTGACCGAGCGCGGCGACGCCGTCGAGACGGTCGATCCGCTCGAGGCGATCGGCTACCAGCAACGCGCCTACGAGGTGACGCCGCTCGAGTACTACGACGCCTACGCCGAGTACACCACGGGCCCGGGGCGTAGTAACGGTCGCACTCGCGGTCGCCACGGTGGGCCACAGTCTATCGACGGACTCTCCGTCGAGGAGATCCGCGACGGCGGGCTCTTCCGGGGTCGAAGCCGTCGGCTCGCCGTCGACAACGTCGTCGTCAACCACGACGACGGGATCGACGACGACGCGTACGTGGCCGAACTCGATCGGTTCGTCGACGCGGGCGGCACGCTCGTTGCGACCGACCGCGGCGTCCACCTCCTCGGCGTCATGGAAACCGCCGCGGCCGGCGACCTCGAGCCCGACGACGTCGCGGAGTTCGAGGCGTTCAGTTCGTTCCTCGGGGAGAAAAACGCCGACCACCCGCTGCTCGCCGGGACGCGGCCGATCCAGCGAGAGCTCTGGAAGCCAGCACCGCTTGGCTATCCGATCGACGTGCCGGGCTACGCGCCGACGACGGGGATCGATCCGGACGCCTTCGAGGACGCTGGCGGATCGATCGCCGGGATCGCCTACGACGACCCGTTCGGTGCCGATCCCGTCCTATGGGTCGCCGCCGGGACGCTCCCGACCGACGACGGTGCGATCCACGTGATCGGCGGCCTCCTCCCGCCAGGACGCCAGCGAAACCTCCATCCGTTCGGCCTGCTCGAGCACACGCCGACGTTCCTCGGACACACGATGCTGACGAACGCGCTCGGCTATCGGCAGCGTCGGTACGTCGACGGCGAACTGATCGACACCTTCGGGGACTGATAATGGTGGCTGTGACTGGTTGCCGACGCAACCGCGAACCATCTCGCGGTTGCGGCGGGACAGACTCACAGCCATCGTTATGACCCTCTCCCGGCGGGCGATCAGCCACCCACTGTCCGTCCGGCGAGGGCGGGACGTTACCTCGAGTGTTATTACCTTGCACGCCAAACGACAGGCGATGACCGACGAAATTGCCGACGAGCGGGCCGACCAGCTGATCAGCGCCTGCCGCACGGCGGTCGGCGATCAACTGCGCTCGCTGACGTATTTCACCAGAGACGAGTTCGACCAGCTGTACCTCCGCTCGGATCTGGAGCGAGACGCCGACCTCGCAGGGTTCGTCGACTACGAGTCGATCGGGTTCGACGCCCACACCGCCTACCGCGGTTCCGAACTCGGCGACTACCAGTTCACGATCCGCGTGTTCGACGAGGGGTTCTTGCTCCGCGTGACGACGGAAACGGAGGGGGTATTCGCGACGACCGACGGCGTCACCATCCAGGATTTCAGGGAGGCGGCGACGGCGCTCGCGACCATCCTCGAGGGTATCTGATCGGTCGACCCACGATCACACTCTGGTATGTGTCGACCATCCGACTCGTGGGCCGGGCTCGAGCGAGTGGCGACCGTCCGGAGCGAGGAGACGCGATGACGCGCCGTGATACGCTCGTGACCCGATCGGGATTCGACGTCTGGGGATTCCTGCTTTTCTCCCACGGCTGGACGTTCGCCTGGTGGGGCGTCCCGATCCTCGCAGGCTGGCACGCCTTCCGGTTTCCCGGCATCGTGTTCCTGATCGTCGGCGGGCTGGGGGTGACCATCGGCGGCGTCGTCATGTCGTGGCTGGTCGAGGGACGGACCGGACTCGTCGACCTCTGGCGACGACTGATCGAACTGCGGCGGATCCCGACGCGGTGGGGCCTGGTCGTCCTCTTTCTCTGGCCGGCGCTCGCGGTCGTCGGGGCCGCGATGGCAGCGGTGATCGACGGACAGCCACAGCCGATCGACGCCGGACCGCTGCTCGCGGTGCTCGCCGATCCGATCGCGCTGGTCGTCACGCTGGTCCCCATCTTCCTCCTCGGTCCGTTCCACGAGGAGATCGGCTGGCGCGGCTACTGGCTCGACCGCCTCCAGTTGCGCTGGGGCGCGCTGACCGCCAGCCTCGTCCTCGGCGTCGCGTGGGCGCTCTGGCACGCGCCGCTTTTCGCGATGGTCGGCTACTTCAGCAGCTGGGACTTCGCGCCCGACCCCCTCTTTTTCGGCTACAACGTTCTCGTCGGTGCCGTCCTCTACACGTGGCTGTACAACAACACGAACCGCAGCGTGATCGGCGTGATCCTGTTTCACTTCGTCGGTAACGCCACGGGACAGTTACTCGAGGTCACACCCCAGGCGGATCTCTACGAGACGGCGGTGACGACGCTTGTCGTCGTCGCCGTCCTCGTCTGGTGGGGGCCGACCGACCTCCGCCGGGACGCGCCGCGTCCGCACCCGGCAGACGACGTGACGGTGGAGGCGTGACCAGCGCACTCGAAGCGCTCAGTGACGAATTTGCCGATGTCGAAAAATCGGCCGACGAACTTCGTGAGCGGGCACGTGAGACGGCACTCGACGAGTGACGCTCCGCAACCACTAAACGCCGGTCGCGCCAAAAATACGGTAATGGACTGGACGGAAAAGTCAATAGAATATGATGTCGATTCGATGTACCGAGTGTGGTAATCGCTATTTGCGAACGAGTGGACGAGCTCGGTAGCTGCACCCACTGATGGGTATCCCGATAAATTAGGGGAATGTTTTTATTTTCGCCCACCGAACATCAAGGTATGTCAGACGTAGCGCTGGACGACCGTGGTCGTCTCACGCTCCCAAAGGAGGTCCGAGAGCGATACGGGGACCGATATCACGTCGTGCAGCTTCCTGATGGGCTCAAATTGATTCCTGTCGCCGACGACCCGCTCGAGGCACTCAGGGACGAATTCGCGGACGTCGAGAAGTCGGCCGGCGAACTTTGTAAAGAAGCACGTGAAGCAGCGCTCGATGAGGCCGGACGATAGATGTATGCGGAAACCGATTTCCTTCTCGCGCTGATTAAGGACGATGACTGGCTCGGCGACGCTGTCGAG
Protein-coding sequences here:
- a CDS encoding AzlC family ABC transporter permease, translated to MNRDLKAGVRDALPLLLGVVPFALVTGIAAAEAGLTSGQAVGMSLLVFAGASQLAALELLGETAPIVVVVGTAVVINLRMLMYSASIAPYFADYRQRTRAFLAYFLTDQAYAMAIAEYGDEDDRDERSYYLGVAASIWAVWIVGTFVGVVVGAGVPESWGLSFAVPLVFLAILVPAMKSRPRTVAAAVGGIVAVVAAGLPFNLGLLVGALSGIAAGVLSEEVPR
- a CDS encoding AzlD domain-containing protein → MTEHGPIAIWSAIVAIGIATFAIRLSFIYLFGQINDVPPRIKLALRFVPPAVLAALVAPALVTVGPTIQATLLDERLLAGLVAGAVAWRTENVFATIGVGMVALWTFRFLVF
- a CDS encoding M14 family metallopeptidase, encoding MTGEDSLVSVPAHRFQSSPLSRRQFVRLSAATAGAVAVPGAVSAETTSETFTSLYEFVLNHTDADFAVASLILLEDAAGFGDLEELGLHPETTTEPRPAAWARLTEDEAAAVADVESVTELQYSPGSNPFWRLGQYERGVFPDVYESVDFVDYEQLIDGMRRLESAHSDRLRFRAVGESPGYDNLFLDERDPKEVYVAEVTNDVTDEDSFREKEKVLFVQSIHGDERSGVEAGSRLVERLLAGEEPELEALLDDVVLLFLYANPDGWVARRPEYGDEPSFTRTTGAGNDPNRQYPTVGWIDSGRYPAEPDGANLRDDDPGVDDDVPEEYVTNVPDSLAIAEHMRSYENLEYGTDLHGMYWSEELIFGLIVNDQYDHGEYHDLYHLNRTTKTRLESALGPLLEEPKRQAFFEDLNERIGDEGGFDGSVLPTPEEAFDYGTILDTIGYTTSGTLISWMSQPPEKGGLGITMMAHEIGWDNAILDRIPYMPELVELHVVGYQEIIRATAAHTARDVEATIETDGASTAYVETDALTRTSADLEPVDADRVVDSASVTLGARPRDVHVDVSSHAVELSVSVDPDHGEFVRARLVDPTGRTVHQYNPLAGSGPQPRPGVEWTIEDPEPGEWTVELKTLRSDRDASVTVRSAVLLTERGDAVETVDPLEAIGYQQRAYEVTPLEYYDAYAEYTTGPGRSNGRTRGRHGGPQSIDGLSVEEIRDGGLFRGRSRRLAVDNVVVNHDDGIDDDAYVAELDRFVDAGGTLVATDRGVHLLGVMETAAAGDLEPDDVAEFEAFSSFLGEKNADHPLLAGTRPIQRELWKPAPLGYPIDVPGYAPTTGIDPDAFEDAGGSIAGIAYDDPFGADPVLWVAAGTLPTDDGAIHVIGGLLPPGRQRNLHPFGLLEHTPTFLGHTMLTNALGYRQRRYVDGELIDTFGD
- a CDS encoding DUF7522 family protein, whose amino-acid sequence is MTDEIADERADQLISACRTAVGDQLRSLTYFTRDEFDQLYLRSDLERDADLAGFVDYESIGFDAHTAYRGSELGDYQFTIRVFDEGFLLRVTTETEGVFATTDGVTIQDFREAATALATILEGI
- a CDS encoding CPBP family intramembrane glutamic endopeptidase codes for the protein MTRRDTLVTRSGFDVWGFLLFSHGWTFAWWGVPILAGWHAFRFPGIVFLIVGGLGVTIGGVVMSWLVEGRTGLVDLWRRLIELRRIPTRWGLVVLFLWPALAVVGAAMAAVIDGQPQPIDAGPLLAVLADPIALVVTLVPIFLLGPFHEEIGWRGYWLDRLQLRWGALTASLVLGVAWALWHAPLFAMVGYFSSWDFAPDPLFFGYNVLVGAVLYTWLYNNTNRSVIGVILFHFVGNATGQLLEVTPQADLYETAVTTLVVVAVLVWWGPTDLRRDAPRPHPADDVTVEA
- a CDS encoding AbrB/MazE/SpoVT family DNA-binding domain-containing protein, translated to MSDVALDDRGRLTLPKEVRERYGDRYHVVQLPDGLKLIPVADDPLEALRDEFADVEKSAGELCKEAREAALDEAGR